A genomic segment from Centroberyx gerrardi isolate f3 chromosome 22, fCenGer3.hap1.cur.20231027, whole genome shotgun sequence encodes:
- the map3k15 gene encoding mitogen-activated protein kinase kinase kinase 15: METGPSAPVADPGGEHSAGVCVVDRDRDRERGEVSSPSPPAKQRSLRAVYVLNDGLKAVMASSPESGALQCLQRACDAESALLTTVTFGRLDFGETSVLDTFYDADIAVVDMSDVFRQPSLFYHLGVRESFDMANNVILYHDTDPDTAQSLKDMVAQKNTASSGNYYFIPYVLTPNHEYMCCESDAQRRASEYMQPSWDNLLGPLCVPLTDRFTSLLKDIHVTSCASFKDTLLNDIRKAREKYQGEELAKELSRIKLRIDNTEVLTQDIVMNLLFSYRDIQDYDAMVKLVQTLEMLPTCDLATQPMIQFHYAFALNRRNSPGDREQALGVMLQVLQSCEHPAPDMFCLCGRIYKDIFLDSDCKDTKNRDNAIQWYRKGFELQPTLYSGINLAVLLIVAGQQFESSIELRKIGVRLNSLLGRKGSLEKMNNYWDVGQFFTVSMLANDIPKATQAAEKLFKLKPPIWYLRSVVQNLQLIQRFKKQTVEHSPQRERLNFWMDIIVEATRGTTNGLRFPVLILEPTKVYQPSYVSINNEAEEKNVSIWHVSPAETKGIHEWNFTAMSIKGISISKFDERCCFLYVHDNSDDFQIYFSTEDQCGRFCSMVKEMISDGTGNAVELEGEGEGDTLEYEYDTNETGDRVVLGRGTYGVVYAGRDLSNQVRIAIKEIPERDSRYSQPLHEEIALHKYLKHRNIVQYLGSVSENGYIKIFMEQVPGGSLSALLRSKWGPLKEATIIFYTRQILEGLRYLHENQIVHRDIKGDNVLVNTYSGVLKISDFGTSKRLAGVNPCTETFTGTLQYMAPEIIDKGPRGYGAPADIWSLGCTIIEMATGKPPFHELGEPQAAMFKVGMFKIHPEIPESLSVEAKSFILRCFEPDPHKRATASDLLRDTFVRHNTKGKKSKIAFKPSDYIRSVSLPVQLQCEATGSSSSEHGSVSPDCDSKHDVFFQKKKLSGSENLLKPPNSNYLSVPDEGSVSEDRSAPPSPEDRDGGLFLLKKDSERRAILYKVLNEDQDKVISNLMENHIQGSEELQLSVDHIKQIICILRDFIHSPERRVMATTISKLKLDLDFDSTSINQIQLVLFGFQDSVNKVLRNHHIKPHWMFAMDNIIRRAVQAAVTILIPELKTHFGPASESEGAEKEDEVDEEETEFCPVLAPPTDDSGATPDPTASGASTLSSTHSQEPQRSHHPLGAQLGRLKQETNRLLEELLHKEKEYQQVLKTTLQQRTHDLELARVRHRPADVSPPSIFQIPADHEPDKQLTDWLKDQGADPDTIDKFVLEEYTLNDVLIDVTKDDLRYLRLRGGVLCRIWRAIQRHRERERLRSDECTEEA; this comes from the exons ATGGAAACGGGGCCGAGCGCGCCGGTCGCCGACCCGGGAGGGGAGCACTCCGCCGGGGTGTGCGTGGTggaccgggaccgggaccgTGAGAGAGGCGAGGTGTCCAGCCCGAGTCCCCCGGCCAAGCAGCGCTCCTTGCGGGCCGTGTATGTGCTGAACGACGGGCTGAAGGCGGTGATGGCCAGCAGCCCGGAGTCCGGAGCGCTGCAGTGTCTCCAGCGGGCCTGCGACGCCGAGAGCGCGCTGCTCACCACCGTCACCTTTGGACGGCTGGATTTTGGAGAGACATCGGTGTTGGATACTTTCTACGATGCAG ACATAGCGGTTGTGGATATGAGTGACGTGTTTCGTCAGCCTTCCCTGTTTTACCACCTGGGTGTGAGGGAGAGCTTCGACATGGCCAACAACGTCATACTGTACCATGACACCGACCCAGACACCGCCCAGTCActgaag GACATGGtggcacagaaaaacaca gcgTCCAGTGGTAACTACTACTTCATCCCCTACGTTCTGACTCCTAACCATGAGTACATGTGCTGTGAGAGCGATGCCCAGCGCAGGGCCAGTGAGTACATGCAGCCCAGCTGGGACAACCTGCTGGGCCCGCTCTGCGTCCCGCTCACCGACCGCTTCACCAGCCTGCTCAAGGACATCCACGTCACTTCCtg TGCCTCCTTTAAAGACACGCTGCTGAACGACATCAGGAAGGCCAGGGAGAAGTACCAGGGAGAGGAGCTGGCCAAGGAGCTTTCCCGCATCAAACTACGCATCGACAACACCGAGGTCCTCACACAGGACATCGTCATGAACCTGCTCTTCTCTTACAGAGACatacag GACTACGACGCCATGGTGAAGCTGGTGCAGACTCTGGAGATGCTGCCGACCTGCGACCTGGCAACCCAGCCCATGATCCAGTTCCACTACGCCTTCGCCCTCAACAG gaggaaCAGTCCCGGCGACAGGGAGCAGGCTCTGGGAGTGATGCTGCAGGTGTTGCAGTCGTGCGAACACCCGGCGCCCGACATGTTCTGCCTCTGTGGGCGGATCTACAAAGACATCTTCCTGGACTCAGACTGCAAGGACACCAAGAACAGGGACAACGCCATACAGTG GTACAGGAAGGGTTTTGAGTTGCAGCCCACTCTCTACTCTGGTATCAACCTGGCTGTGCTGCTCATCGTCGCGGGCCAACAATTTGAGAGTTCCATTGAGCTGAGGAAAATAG GTGTGAGGCTGAATAGTCTGTTGGGGCGCAAGGGCTCCCTGGAGAAAATGAATAACTACTGGGATGTGGGCCAGTTCTTCACGGTTAGCATGCTGGCTAATGACATCCCCAAAGCTACGCAGGCGGCCGAGAAGCTCTTCAAACTCAAGCCACCTATCTG gTACCTGCGGTCCGTGGTGCAGAACCTGCAGCTGATCCAGAGGTTTAAGAAGCAGACGGTGGAACATTCTCCGCAGCGGGAGAGACTCAACTTCTGGATGGACATTATCGTCGAGGCCACCAGGGGCACCACCAACGGACTGCGCTTTccg GTATTGATTCTGGAGCCCACCAAGGTGTACCAGCCCTCCTATGTGTCCATCAACAATGAGGCAGAAGAGAAGAACGTCTCTATCTGGCACGTTTCTCCTGCTGAAACG AAAGGGATCCACGAGTGGAACTTCACTGCAATGTCCATCAAAGGAATTAG CATCAGTAAGTTTGATGAGCGCTGCTGTTTCCTCTACGTTCACGACAACTCAGACGACTTCCAGATTTACTTCTCTACTGAGGATCAGTGCGGTCG gttctGCTCCATGGTGAAAGAGATGATATCTGATGGCACGGGGAATGCTGTGGAgctggaaggggagggagaaggagataCACTGGAG tatgAGTATGACACCAATGAGACGGGCGACAGGGTGGTTCTGGGGCGGGGCACCTATGGAGTGGTGTATGCTGGGAGGGACCTCAGCAACCAGGTCCGAATCGCCATCAAGGAAatcccagagagagacagcag gtACTCGCAGCCCCTCCATGAAGAGATTGCCCTTCACAAGTACCTGAAGCACAGGAACATTGTTCAGTACCTGGGCTCTGTTTCTGAGAACGGATACATCAAGATCTTTATGGAACAAGTccctggag gaaGCCTGTCTGCACTGCTGCGGTCTAAATGGGGTCCGCTGAAGGAGGCGACTATAATCTTCTACACCAGACAGATCCTGGAGGGGCTCAGATACCTGCACGAGAACCAGATCGTCCACAGAGACATCAAG ggGGATAATGTGTTGGTGAACACCTACAGCGGTGTCTTGAAGATCTCCGACTTTGGCACCTCTAAGCGGCTGGCGGGAGTCAACCCCTGTACAGAGACCTTCACCG gGACTCTGCAGTACATGGCTCCAGAAATCATTGATAAAGGCCCGCGGGGCTACGGGGCCCCAGCTGACATCTGGTCCCTGGGATGCACCATCATAGAGATGGCTACCGGGAAACCCCCCTTCCATGAGCTGGGGGAACCACAGGCGGCCATGTTTAAG gtgGGAATGTTTAAGATCCACCCAGAAATCCCTGAGTCTCTGTCGGTGGAGGCCAAGTCGTTCATCCTGCGCTGCTTTGAGCCTGATCCTCACAAGAGAGCCACCGCCTCCGACCTGCTCAGAGACACATTCGTAAGACACAACACCAAGGGCAAGAAGAGCAAGATTGCCTTCAAACCATCag ACTACATCCGCAGCGTGTCCCTGCCGGTGCAGCTGCAGTGCGAGgccactggcagcagcagcagcgaacACGGCTCCGTCAGCCCGGACTGCGACTCCAAACACGACGTTTTCTTCCAGAAGAAGAAGCTCTCTGGCTCCGAGAACCTGCTCAAACCCCCCAACTCCAACTacctgag TGTTCCTGATGAGGGTTCGGTGTCGGAGGACCGCAGCGCGCCCCCCTCCCCCGAGGACCGGGACGGCGGTCTGTTCCTGCTGAAGAAGGACAGCGAGAGACGGGCCATCCTGTACAAGGTCCTGAATGAAGACCAGGACAAGGTCATCTCCAACCTCATGGAGAACCACATccag ggcAGTGAGGAGCTCCAGCTGTCGGTCGACCACATCAAGCAGATCATCTGCATCCTGCGAGACTTCATCCATTCCCCAGAGAGACGCGTCATGGCCACCACCATCTCCAAGCTCAAGCTGGACCTGGACTTCGACTCCACCTCCATCAACCAGATACAGCTGGTGCTCTTTGGGTTCCAGGACTCa GTGAACAAGGTCCTGAGGAACCATCACATTAAACCCCACTGGATGTTTGCAATGGATAACATCATCAGGCGAGCGGTGCAGGCTGCGGTCACCATCCTCATACCAG AGCTGAAGACCCATTTCGGCCCGGCGTCGGAGAGCGAGGGAGCGGAGAAGGAGGACGAGGTGGACGAGGAGGAGACGGAGTTCTGCCCCGTCTTGGCTCCTCCCACTGACGACTCCGGGGCGACCCCTGACCCCACCGCCTCCGGGGCGAGCACACTCAGCTCCACCCACTCCCAGGAGCCTCAGCGCTCACACCACCCGCTGGGAGCACAGCTGGGACGGCTCAAGCAGGAGACCaaccg gctgctggaggagctgctgcatAAGGAGAAGGAGTACCAGCAGGTCCTGAAGACGACGCTGCAGCAGAGAACACATGACCTGGAGCTGGCCAGGGTCCGACACAGACCAGcag ACGTTTCACCTCCGTCCATCTTCCAAATCCCAGCTGACCACGAGCCTGACAAGCAGctcactgattggctgaaagaCCAGGGGGCGGACCCTGACACCATAGACAAG TTTGTGCTGGAGGAATACACGCTGAATGACGTTCTCATTGACGTCACCAAAGACGATCTCCGCTATCTACGTCTACG AGGCGGGGTGCTCTGCCGCATCTGGCGGGCGATCCAGCGGCaccgagagcgagagaggctgAGGAGTGACGAATGCACGGAGGAGGCATGA